The genomic stretch GCACGGGCGCCGTCAGGCAACTCGGCCGCCCGGCCTCGCATGGCTGCGTGCGGCTACACACGGCCAACGCCGCGACCTTCTATTCGATGGTGCGGGAAGTGGGCTTCGGCAACACGCGCATTGTCGTGACGAACTAGAGCCTTGACCGCCGTTGATCCCAACAAGGTCGTTGCGGTGGGATAGGGTGCAATTGTCCGCATCTCGGGCGCTTTTCCTGAAAAATGTTGCAGGAATGGCGCATTTGGCTCGGAAACGTTGTCGTTGCGTCACTTCCGCCCGACCAATCGTTTCCGTCAAGAATGCGTTTGTGTTAGATATCGCGCATATAACGTTACGAGGGGCTTTGATGTACAGACTTCTTCTTGGTGCGGCGATTGCCGCCACTGCGACTTCCGCCTTTGCCGCCGACGCGGTCGCGCCGATCGTCATGGAACCGGAACTCGCTCAGCCGCATATTTCCGGCTATGTCGAAGCCTATCTCGGAGGGCTCTATCTCACGTCGGGCGGCGAGCACGAGAGCGCGACAACGGCAGGCGGGGCAGGCCGTGTCAATTTCCCAATCGACCCTCGTTGGAACATCCAGGCCGACGCATTCGTCGATTCGCTTTGGGTTCAGAGCCAGAATCTAGATGGCTATGGCGGCGCGGTTCACGCCTACTGGCGCGATCCGAGTTCTTATGCTCTTGGTGGGTTCACCTCGGTGACGGGCTATGGTGGCGACGTGGTCAGTGGCGAGAACCTCTACAGTTTCGCGGTTGGCCCCGAGGCTCAAGCCTATTTTGGCAATGTGACCGTCTACGGGCAGATCTATTACGGCCAGTTGCGCGCGACGGGTCAATCCGAGCATTTCGACAATTGGGGTGGTCGCGGCGTCGTGCGTTATTTCGCTCAAGACAACCTTCGCTTTGATGCCGAACTCGGCTATTCGAGGATTTCTCTGGGCGGCGAAAGCCTCAATACCGTCACCGGTGCGTTGCAGGCCATGTACCGGTTCTCCGGCACCCCCCTATCGGTCTTCGGACGCTACCAACTGGATCATGTATCCTCTCCCGGCAGTTCGGGAAGCTTGAACGTCCATAAGTTCGTGATTGGTCTGCGCGGCAGCTTCGGCTCCGACACGCTGCTCGACGAAGACCGCAATGGCGCGACGATGGACACCTATCGCCCCAACTTCATCCTGCCGTTGCTATAGTGGAAGGCGCGAAGGCGCCTGGGTGACAAGGACCAACCTGGAAAAGCCGCGAAGAGGAATTTTCGCGGCTTTTTTCTTGCGCATTTGCTGCCAATGGCCGAGTGGCACGCAGATATTGGCTAACTGGCTTGCGTTGCTTTGGCACGCGGGCGACGCCGCCAGTTGCTGATCTCCCACCTTTTGTGGAACCACATCCACTGGCCGGGATCCTCGCGCACCCAGCGTTCGACCACGTCATTCAGCATCTGGGTGGTCGCGTGGACGTCGACGCTACCGTCGGCGGTGCGCGGCAAGACCAGCTTGTTCTCGATCTCGAGCCGGAAGCGGTTACCCGGCAGCCTGATGCAACGCGCGGGATAGACGTCGCAGTCATAGTGGCGGGCAAGGGTGCCGAGCACCCGGTTGCTCTGGCAGGGACGACCGAAGAAGGTCGTGTCCAGGCCGTTGGAGAATTTCTGGTCGACGAGGACGCCAATATTGCCGCCATTCTCCAGGACACCTGCCAATGCGAATGAGGCGCCGGCCATCGACGGCAGCAGCGATCCCATGGTCGAGCGCCGCGTCGAGAGGATGTAATCGGCGAGGTAGGGGTTGTTGGGCGGGCGAAACAGCGCCGTGATGTTCATGCCGAAGGTGGCTGCCGCCACCGGCAGCAGCTCGAAATTGCCGAGATGGCCGGTGAAGACAATGTGCGGCCGCTTCTCGGCGGCAATCTCGACGAAGTGCTCTGTTCCTTTGACCTCGACGCGGCCAGGCTTGCTGGCCGCTGGGTCATAGTCGAACAGGGCATCGAGGAAGATATATTCGGCGGCCAAGCGCGCCATGTTGCCCCACATGTCGGAGGCGATGGCCTGGATTTCGTCCTCGCTCTTGTTCGGGTAGGCCTTGCGCAGATTGTCGATGGCAACCTGGTGGCGTCCGACCCTGGGGCCAACGAGGCGTGCGATGCGGTCGGCGAAATTCAGCGCGCTGTCGGCCGGCAGCAGGCGCAGTATCGAGATGATGATCATCGCCGCGCGCGCAACCAGCCAGTAGTTCAGCTGGCGCAGTTGCCTGCCGTAGCGATACCTCAGATCCCGGCGAAACTTCTTGAACACAGGCTTTAGCCGACCCGCAGGATGATCTTGCCGAAGACGTCGCGGCCTTCCATGCGCTTCAGCGCGGCATCGATATCGCTGAAGCCGACCTCGGTGTCGATGACCGGTGCGACCTGCCCGGCCGCCATCTTCTGCATGGCGTTGGCCATGTTCTCCATGCGGCAGCCGAAGGATCCCAGCAGTTTCAATTGCTGCTGGAACAGCTGCATGAGATTGATCTGCGTCGACACGCCTGATGTCGAGCCGCAGGTGACCAGGCGGCCGCCGCGCTTCAGGCACAGCATCGAACCGGCAAAGGTGTCGGCGCCGACATGTTCGAACACGACATCGACGCCCTTCTTCTTGGTCAGCTTGCGCACCACGCCCTCGAAGCGGTCCTCGCGGTAGTTGATGACATGGTCGGCGCCCAGCGCCTTGGCCTTGTCGATCTTGTCGTTCGAACCGACCGTGGTGATGATGGTGCAGCCCATCCGCTTGGCCAGCTGGATCGCCGCCGAGCCGATGCCGGAGCCGCCGGCATGGACCAGGATGGTTTCGCCCGGCTGCAGTTTCGCATTGTCGAACAGCATGTGCTCGACCGTGCCGAAGGTGACGGGCGCGACAGCTGCGCCAATGTCGGTCACGCCGGGCGGGGCGGGCACGAGCAGACGTGCAGGCAGGTTGATCTTCTCCTGTGCGAAGCCATCCAGGTGAAAGCCGTGGACACCGGAAACATGTTCGCAGAGATTGTCACGCCCTTCGCGGCAGGCCCGGCAAAGGCCGCAGGTGCGCGCGCCATAGATCGACACCAATTGCCCGGGCAGCAGGCTGGAAACGCCGGGACCGACCGCCTCGACTTCGCCGGAGGCTTCCGCGCCGACGACCAGCGGCAGCTTGCGCTTGGCAAAGGCCATGCCGCGCCAGCCCCAGACGTCGATATGGTTCAGCGCCACTGCCTTGATGCGCAGCGTGACTTCGCCGAGTGCGGGCGGCGGGGGAGGCGGCAGGTCCACCGTTTCGAGACGGCGGTCCTCGATAAGTTGCAGTGCGCGCATAAAGCCTGTCGGTTCTGTTTGAGCGGAAGGGGCTCGCTTAGACCGGTTCCCGCGCCATGACAAGGCAAGTGTTCTGGCCGCCGAAGCCAAAGGAGTTCGACAGAACGCTGCGAACCTCGGCATTGCGCTTCTTGTTGGGCACCACGTCGAGCACGATCGCCGGGTCTGGATTGTCGTAGTTGATGGTCGGCGGAATGACGCTTTCACGCATCGTCATCAGCGAAAACGCCGCCTCGACAGCACCGGCCGCAGACAGGGTGTGGCCGATCATTGACTTGTTAGAAGAGACAGGCATCGAGCTTATGCGCTCTCCGAACACGGTCGACAGCGCCAGATGCTCCATCTTGTCGTTCTCGGGGGTCGACGTGCCGTGCGCGTTGACATAGTCGATCTCGTCTTCACTCAGGCCGGCATCAGCGAGGGCGGCGCGAACTGCGGCGATGGCCGGCGAAGCGTCCGGCTTCGAGCGGGTGCGGTGGAAGTCGTCGGCCTTCTCGCCGCAACCGCCAAGGACGCCAAGAATAGTCGCGCCGCGAGCCAATGCCGCCTCAAGCGATTCCAACACCAGCGCCCCGGATCCCTCGGCCAATACGAAGCCGTCCCGATCCCTGGAGAAAGGCTTCGATGCCTTTTCGGGAATGTCATTGTGCGTGGAGAGCGCCGAAAGCAATGAGAAGCGGATCAATGCCTCGGCGGTGGCAGAACCGTCCGCGCCGATCGATAGCGCACGGTCGCATTCGCCGCGTCGGATCGCCTCGACACCGAGCTGGATCGCGGTGGCACCTGAAGCGCAAGCCGTCGACAAGGTGATCGGCAGACCACGTGTGCCAAGGCGGTCGGCAAGGCGGTCGGCAATCGAACCGAACTGGGTGGTCTCGAAAATATCCAGCTCTTTCAAGCTACGTGCCACCCGAAGCAGTCTTTCGGCGGCGGTGTCATCCTTGTCCTTGTCCGAATTGTAGAGCGAGAAGCGCTCGGCCCAGTCGAGTTCGACCGGCGGCGATGCGAGGAAAAGCGGTCCGCCGAAATCGCTGGAATTAAGACCGGCTTCGGTCACCGCTTCCAGACCCGCAAGCTCGGCCAGCTGATAGGTGAGTGGGCTGGCACCTTTCGAACTCGACGGCAGGAAATCGACCATGCCGGAGATGCGGGTGTTCAGTTGATCGATGGGAAAGCGGGTGATCGGGTGAATGCCCGACTTGCCGGAGGTCAACGCCGCCCAATTGTCTGATTTACCGACGCCAAGCGAGGTAACCACGCCGATGCCGGTGACGGCGACGATTGGCCTGCCCATGTGATCTCTGAATTTGGTCATCAGGAAGCCCTCGAGTGGTTTATCTCTGCAGCGTGCTGGCGCCGCCTTACGCTGACTTGACCAGCGCCATGCCCTCGAATTGGTGATAGCCGATCGCCGTTGCAAGGACGGTCGCGGGAACGCCTTCGAACGGCTTCTCGGCTGCGGCATCGAAAACAGGGTAGGCGGCCTTGCGGTCGACGGCGAGTGCCGCAAGCGCCACCGCGAACGGAAACTGCGCTTCCTTCATATGCCCGGTCAGCGTCGAGAAGCCGCGTGTGGCAATGGTCGGATTGGCATCGAGCGCTGCCTTCTCGGCGGTGGTTGCGGCATGCGCGCCCGAGGCGCCCGAAAGTGCCAACAGCTTTCCGTTCGGCAGCGCCGCCTGGCCGAGCAGCGCGGCGATCTCGGCGTCGAGTTCTCCGCGCGACCGCCTGGCGCGGCCTGAGACCACTGGTCCGAGCTCGGCATAGATCTTGCGCCCGCGGCTCATCGCGTGTTCGCGCTGTTCCAGCACAAGGAAGGCACCGCCGGAGCCGGTTACAACACCACCGCCCTCGGCGCCCTGTCTTTGCCAGACTGGTTTCCAGGGGCCGCGATGCAAATAGCCGGCGAGTTCGTAACCGAGCAGCATGTCGGAGTGTTCGGTCTGGAAAGCGCCACCGACCAGGATGTGCGTCGACTGGCCGGAGCGGATGCGTGCGGCAGCCGTTTCGACGGCGGCGACGCCGGCACCTTCCTCGCCCATGAAGGTGCGCGACGACCCGGTCACCTTGTGGACGATGGAGATGTTGCCGGCGAGCAGGTTGGAGAGTTGGGCCAGGAACAAGGTCGGCCGCAACTCGGTGGTCAGCTTCTCATTGAGCAGAACGTCGCGATCGTTGCGGCTTTCCGAAGCGGCGAGAATGGCGGCGTCGACCGCCTCGTCACGCTCGCCGCCGCCGGCGGCGACAACCATGTCCATGGTCGTGCAGAGTTCGTCATTGCCCTTGATGCCGGCGTCATCGAGCGCAAGGCCGGCTGCATAGGTGCCGAGCCGCTGCCATGTTTCCATCTGCCGCTGGTCGCCGCGCTTGGCGATCTGCAGGTTCCAGTCGATCTCCGGCAGCGGGTGGACGGTGTAGGGCGCGAAGCGCACAGCTTCGAGCACCGGCTGCAGACCCGGCTGCGCCAGCTTCTGCCAGTGGGCGTCAGGGCCTTCTCCCAGCGAGGAGACAAGGCCGATACCAGTGATGACGACGTCGCGGGGGCTGCTCATGAGCGGCTTTGTGTGTCAGGCTGCTTTTTGATTTTGCGCATGATCCTGTCCGAAAATCGATGCCGATTTTCGGGGTCATGCGCTGAGCGCGTCAAGGTCGCGCACACAGCCATGTCAGGCGGTCTTGGCGGCGACCAGCGCGTCGATTTTGGCGCACAGGTTCTTCATGACGAAGTAATCGTCGGTCGAAGCCTTGCCGTCATTGACTTCCTGCGTCCACTTTTCCAGCGGCACCTTGATGCCGAATTCCTTGTCGATGGCGAAGACGATGTCGAGGAAATCGAGGCTGTCGATGCCGAGATCGTCGATCGTGTGGCTCTCGGGCGTGATGGTGTCGATATCGATCTCGCTGGTGTCGGCAATGATCTTGGCGACTTTGTCGAACGTGGTGGACAAGGGCTTTTCCTTCTTTGCGGGCGGAATCTGTCCGCATCTTGTTTGGGCGCTGTCTAATCGGTTTTTCCCGGCAGGAAAAGGCCTGATGCGCCGGGCGCAGATGGGAAGCCTCCTCTGCAAAGGCAAGAAGGGCCCCGGTCGACCGGCGCCCCTTCCAATTGACGCTGCGTCAGCTCAACTGTCGCGGAGCTTGACCAGGTCGTTCAGCAGTCCGCCAGTTCCGTTGTGGACGGTCAGCCGCTCGACCTTGCCGGCGATGGTTTCCAGAGCCTCGAGCTCCTTCAGCCGCAGCATTACCGGGTTCTCCGCCATCACCCGGGCCGTGTTGAGCAGGGAACGCGTGGCGTTCGTCTCCTCGCGGCGGCGAATGACGTTGGCCTCGGCCTGCTTTTCGGCCGACACCACCTGGTTGAGGATCTCGCGCATCTCGCCCGGCAGGATGACATCCTTGAGCGCGATATCGTTGACCTCCACCCCGATCTCGGCCATGTCGGCACGGACCTTGGCCGCGGCTTCCTCATCGACCGTCACCTTCTTTTCAAGGATCTGGTCAAGCGTCAGCCCGCCAAGCGTCTTGCGGAAGGCGTACTGCAGGGCGCGGTAGAGGGTCTCGGAGAAGTCCTTCACAGCGCTCACCGCCTTGACCGGATCGACGACCCGATACTCGGCAGCGATGTTGACACGGATCGTCACGCGATCCTTGGTCAGCACTTCCTGCCCGGCGACGTCGAGCGACTGGCGCTTGAGGTCGACGACCTTGACCTGCACCATGCGTCCGACGTTCCAGAAAGCATGCACGCCCGCCGTCAATGTCCGCACCAGGACACCGTCGACGAACAGCAGCCCGGCCTGGCCGTCAATGACCGGATGGACCGACATCAACTCCGCCTTCCGGGCCTGGCCGAGCCGGCGCATGACCGGCGGATCGATGGCGAGGTCGGCCGAAGTGTCGACCATCGTCACCTTCCACGGCCCGGCATCCATCCACAGCACCAGCTTGCGGTCCGGTGCCAGGACGGCATGCAGATTGCCGTCACGCTCGATGACGGCGACATCCGTGCGCCCGGTGCGAACGACGGTGAAATGACGCGCGGCCACATCCGGGAGCTTGTCGAACAACGCCTTCTCGTATGCCGAAACGAATTCCGGGTTCTTCAGATCGTGCCGAGATACTTCCAGGCTTCCGCGCCGGTTGGCGAGCCAATGCTCACCCGGCAGCAGGACAGCCTTGATCTCACCCTTAAAGAGGGTGAGGGCACGTTCGTTTTCCCTTACGAGGACGCGCTCGCGTCCAAGAACCTTATCGAGAACAGTCATTGTCTTACTCCTGTCGGGCATGGCCCCATGCGAGGCGTTAACTCATGCGTCGATCTTCCCTTTCGTTTCTCGTTTCACGTCGTCATGGTCCGGCACGAATGATCCGGGGACTGGTGGCATCAAATCGCAGCGGGCCTTCGGGAGCGGATCGCGGGGCAGTGAAGCGGGCGCCGGAGGCCCTGGCCTCCCTTGCCGGCGACACTGCGCCTTGACCATCACCGCGGGCCTGGCCGCGAGCCGATGGCGTTGGACCTTTCGATACGGCCTTGGCCCGAGGGCTTCGGCCGTCGTCAGGTCTTTCGCATTCCAGTCCCCGGACCGTTTTCAGATAACACCGTGGCAGGGTGCTGGCTTATCAGGCCAATGGAGAAGGAATCGAACCTTCGACAGTCAGATTAACAATCTGATGCTCTAACCAAACTGAGCTATCCGTGGTGTGGATGAAGGGACTCGAACCCTCGACCTCCGGACCCAAATCCGGCGCTCTAACCTCTGAGCTACACCCGCAATCCCAATCCCCAAAGCGGCACCGTATACAGGGCGGCAAAGCCGCCTGCACGGGCGGAGACGAAAGCTCCAGCCGTTGTGCTCGCTTCGGTTTTCGTGACCGGGTGCGCGCCTATAGCCCCTGCGACGGGTTGTCGCAAGCGGCATTATCACGGCGAATTTGCGGCTTCTTTAGGCGGTGGCATTTCGGCAACACTGCCTCCAGCAGCCGCGACCGAATATCCAATTTCAAAACGTGACGCGGCCGAGTACGCGCAGACCATCGCCTTGCGGTTCGACGACCACGGCTTCGCCCTCGCGCGGCGAGATGCCGGTGAGCGCCACGATGTCTTCCAGATGGGTGACCATTACGAGATTGTCGGAGCCGGAATAGGCGCGGATTTCCTTCATGATCGCGGCGATCTGCGCCGCTTTCTGCGCATCGTCGCCTTTGAAGAGATCGAGTGGCGCAAACAGCTCCGGCTCGGCCTCGAAGGCGATGCGTGCGGTGTCGAGGCAGCGACAGTAGCGGCTGGACAGGACTCGCTCGATGGGGGCGGCGCGAGCGGCAAACAAGGCGCCGATCTTGCTCGCCTGCTGCTTGCCGCGCGCCGACAGGTTGATCTGGGTGGCACAGCTGTCGATGTCGAAATTGGCCGGATCGGTGGTGCCGGTGACCATGGCATGGCGCAGCAGCACGACATGGCCGCCATCGCGCAGCAGCGCCCAGCCGGCATCCGTGGCGTGGGCCGCGACGGGAATGACGAGCAGGAACAAGGCCAGGGCAAATCGAATCATCGCAGTCCTTCCAGGAGCCTGGCATCAGACTCCGACCATTCGCATATAGGGATTGGAAAGCAGGCACAAAGACAAGCCAGGAGCCGGCGGCGTCTCAAGTCTCACTTTTTGGCGATCTGCTTCTTCACCAGATCGATCTTCTGGTCGGTCAGCGGGATGGGGAGGGTGTAGCCGGCTTCGGTGAAACCCTGCTTGGCGTTCTCGAAGAACTCGATGGCCTTGAGATATTCGGCCTTGCCGCCGCCATAGCTGGCGCGATTCCAGCTGACATCACCGAGGTTGTTCTGCTCGAAGGCCCACTGCATGGGTTGGCTTTCCCTGGTGAACACTTTCAGCGTCGCGGTGAACGCCGCCTCGGCATCGTCGAGATATTTGCCGGTCCGTTCGATATTGCCAAGGTTGAGCAGGCTCATGCCGATGCCGTTCTGGGCGCTGGCCCAGTCGATCGGTGCCGTCTCGATGGTCAGCACTTCGAGTGCCGCCCGACGGGCCGTGATCGAATCCCGCAAGGTTTTCGGATCGGCATTGCTCATGCTCAGCCAGTGCAGCGTCGAGCCGAGACCGGCCTGGGCCAGCGCCCATTGCCGCGGATTGGTCTCGCGCTTGTACTCGCGCAAGGCATTGCCGTAGGCGTCGACCGCCTCGTCGTAGTGCTCGGGCTTGTCCGTCACGCCGCCAAGCAACTGCAGCGTGTTGCCGAGATTGTAGTAGCTCATGGCCCAATCCTGCGGGAATTTCCGCCTGACATAGACCTGCCGCGCCGCCTGGAACGCTGCCGCCGACTGCTCCAGCTTCGCCGCGTCGCGGGTCCGCTGGCCAAGCGTCTGGTAGATCGAGCCGAGATTGTTCTGCGCCGACGCCCAATCCATCGGGAAGCGCTGCCGGGTAAATACCGTCAGCGCGTCGTCATAGGCCGCGGCGGCCTCTTCGAGCGTGCTTGTGCCCATATCGAAACGGGCAACGCCACTCAGCGCATTGCCGAGGTTGAGCCGGCTGGTCGCCCAGGAGACCGGGAACGTTTCGCGGGTTCGCACCGTCAGAGCCGCGCGGAAGGCATCCGCCGCCTCATTGATCTTCGCCTTGTCGTTGAGCTGGATGCCAAGCGTCACCAGCGTGTTGCCGAGATTGTTCTCGACCATCGCCCATTCGACGGGGGCTTTCTCGCGCGTATACTCCTCGAGCGCCAGCCGGTAGGCGGCCTCCGCGTCTTTCAGATGCTCGCCGGCGGGCTCGCGCTCAGAAAGCGCATAGAGCGCGATACCGAGATTCATCTGCGAAGCCGCCCAGTCGAACGGCACCTTGTCGCGCGGGCGCTTTTTCAACGTGGCACGCATCGCTGCCACTGCTTCGTTGAGCCACTTCGGATCGCTATTCCGCTCACCGATCTTTAGAAACACATTGGCGAGGTTGTTCTGCGAGGCGGCCCAGTTGCGGTCGTCCTTCTCGCGCTCGAAGACGACGAGCGAGTCGCGGAAAATCTGAGCTGCTTCTTCCAGATGCGCGGTTTCGGTCTCGCGCTCGCCGATGGTCTGCAGCACCACCGCCATGTTGTTGCGGGTGATTGCCCAATCCCTGTTCTGCTCGCCATTGGGGATGAAATTCAGGATGACGCGATAGGCCTCGATTGCGTGCTGCAGTGCGTCGAGATCGCCGGTGGTGTAGCCGTAGGAGTTGAGCGCTTCGGCTTCCTGGTTCTTGTAATTCCAGCGCAGCTTGTCGTCCCATTTCTCGACCAGCGAGAAGGCCTTGGCATAGTCGCTGGCGGCGGATCTGTAGTCGAAGACCAGCGCGGCGGCGTCGGCTCGTTTGGCATAGATGCCGGCGTCGGCAATGCGTTTCTGCCGGACCATGTCCTCAGCCTCGTCGACGGCGCCGCTGTTCTGCTCGACCCTGGCGACCGCGTCATCGAGGAATTTGCGCGCCGTCACCATGGCGCCCTGGCCGATGGCCTTGTCGGCGGACGCGACCAGCCGCTTGATCTCCGGATCATCGGTGCGCAGTGCCGCACGCTCCGACATCATCTTCTTCAGGCGCTCGGCCTGGCCGTCGAGCACCTTCTGCAGGTCGGTCGGATCCTCGGGGATCTTGTCCGTGCCGAGGGCCCTGAGCACGCCATAGAGCGCGTCGAGCGGGACACCGTCCTGCAGCGAGGCCAATTCCACCTGTGCCCGCTTTGGGTCGGGCAGATCGGAAATGGTTAGGAGCAACTGCCGCCTTTCGCCGGTGATCAGCCCATCGTCGCCGGTCGGTTCCGGCGGCGCGACGCCGAAATAGAGCAGCCGGCGCAGGCTTTCATTGACCCAAGGGCGCTGCTTGGCCTTGGTGTCGAGATAGACTTCTTCGGTCACCATGCGCATGACGGAGCCGAACTCCGTGCCCTTCATGGCCGCAAGGTGGCGTAGCAGCGCGGCCGCATAGGGGCTGTTTTCACCGGCGGCACCATCCAGCGCCGGGCGGCCCGGTTCGGCGGCGAAGCCGACCACCGTGCCGAGGCTCGCATCTTGGGCTGACGCGTTGCCGAGCGCCTTGGCGCCACGCACCGGTTCCAGCCCGCCGGCGCCGATGGGCTCAGCGGAAGCGGTCGGTGCCGGGCGCACCACGGCGTCCGCCGGAAACGGATTGGTGCGGCAGGCATCGAGCAGCACGATCGTCACCGGCACGGTCTTCTTCAGTTCGTCCATCACCGCGGAAATCGGCACCAGGGCCTTGCCTGCATCCTTGAGCGACGAGACGTCGGCGTCGACCGGAACCAGATAATTCTCGCCGCCGGCCTCGATGCCGTGGCCGGAGTAGTAGATGAAGGCGACGTCGGCGCCCCCG from Mesorhizobium sp. NZP2077 encodes the following:
- a CDS encoding acyl carrier protein; this encodes MSTTFDKVAKIIADTSEIDIDTITPESHTIDDLGIDSLDFLDIVFAIDKEFGIKVPLEKWTQEVNDGKASTDDYFVMKNLCAKIDALVAAKTA
- a CDS encoding slipin family protein, which produces MTVLDKVLGRERVLVRENERALTLFKGEIKAVLLPGEHWLANRRGSLEVSRHDLKNPEFVSAYEKALFDKLPDVAARHFTVVRTGRTDVAVIERDGNLHAVLAPDRKLVLWMDAGPWKVTMVDTSADLAIDPPVMRRLGQARKAELMSVHPVIDGQAGLLFVDGVLVRTLTAGVHAFWNVGRMVQVKVVDLKRQSLDVAGQEVLTKDRVTIRVNIAAEYRVVDPVKAVSAVKDFSETLYRALQYAFRKTLGGLTLDQILEKKVTVDEEAAAKVRADMAEIGVEVNDIALKDVILPGEMREILNQVVSAEKQAEANVIRRREETNATRSLLNTARVMAENPVMLRLKELEALETIAGKVERLTVHNGTGGLLNDLVKLRDS
- a CDS encoding beta-ketoacyl-ACP synthase; its protein translation is MTKFRDHMGRPIVAVTGIGVVTSLGVGKSDNWAALTSGKSGIHPITRFPIDQLNTRISGMVDFLPSSSKGASPLTYQLAELAGLEAVTEAGLNSSDFGGPLFLASPPVELDWAERFSLYNSDKDKDDTAAERLLRVARSLKELDIFETTQFGSIADRLADRLGTRGLPITLSTACASGATAIQLGVEAIRRGECDRALSIGADGSATAEALIRFSLLSALSTHNDIPEKASKPFSRDRDGFVLAEGSGALVLESLEAALARGATILGVLGGCGEKADDFHRTRSKPDASPAIAAVRAALADAGLSEDEIDYVNAHGTSTPENDKMEHLALSTVFGERISSMPVSSNKSMIGHTLSAAGAVEAAFSLMTMRESVIPPTINYDNPDPAIVLDVVPNKKRNAEVRSVLSNSFGFGGQNTCLVMAREPV
- a CDS encoding caspase domain-containing protein, translating into MTFVETSGRNLFARMWLSAFVAALICLAATALAFAETKSLKGVALIIGQSNYLHIAALPNPANDARDMAKMLTDLGFDARNVTDRDATKLKRDLERFVEDAGGADVAFIYYSGHGIEAGGENYLVPVDADVSSLKDAGKALVPISAVMDELKKTVPVTIVLLDACRTNPFPADAVVRPAPTASAEPIGAGGLEPVRGAKALGNASAQDASLGTVVGFAAEPGRPALDGAAGENSPYAAALLRHLAAMKGTEFGSVMRMVTEEVYLDTKAKQRPWVNESLRRLLYFGVAPPEPTGDDGLITGERRQLLLTISDLPDPKRAQVELASLQDGVPLDALYGVLRALGTDKIPEDPTDLQKVLDGQAERLKKMMSERAALRTDDPEIKRLVASADKAIGQGAMVTARKFLDDAVARVEQNSGAVDEAEDMVRQKRIADAGIYAKRADAAALVFDYRSAASDYAKAFSLVEKWDDKLRWNYKNQEAEALNSYGYTTGDLDALQHAIEAYRVILNFIPNGEQNRDWAITRNNMAVVLQTIGERETETAHLEEAAQIFRDSLVVFEREKDDRNWAASQNNLANVFLKIGERNSDPKWLNEAVAAMRATLKKRPRDKVPFDWAASQMNLGIALYALSEREPAGEHLKDAEAAYRLALEEYTREKAPVEWAMVENNLGNTLVTLGIQLNDKAKINEAADAFRAALTVRTRETFPVSWATSRLNLGNALSGVARFDMGTSTLEEAAAAYDDALTVFTRQRFPMDWASAQNNLGSIYQTLGQRTRDAAKLEQSAAAFQAARQVYVRRKFPQDWAMSYYNLGNTLQLLGGVTDKPEHYDEAVDAYGNALREYKRETNPRQWALAQAGLGSTLHWLSMSNADPKTLRDSITARRAALEVLTIETAPIDWASAQNGIGMSLLNLGNIERTGKYLDDAEAAFTATLKVFTRESQPMQWAFEQNNLGDVSWNRASYGGGKAEYLKAIEFFENAKQGFTEAGYTLPIPLTDQKIDLVKKQIAKK
- a CDS encoding histidine phosphatase family protein — its product is MIRFALALFLLVIPVAAHATDAGWALLRDGGHVVLLRHAMVTGTTDPANFDIDSCATQINLSARGKQQASKIGALFAARAAPIERVLSSRYCRCLDTARIAFEAEPELFAPLDLFKGDDAQKAAQIAAIMKEIRAYSGSDNLVMVTHLEDIVALTGISPREGEAVVVEPQGDGLRVLGRVTF
- a CDS encoding lipid A biosynthesis lauroyl acyltransferase → MFKKFRRDLRYRYGRQLRQLNYWLVARAAMIIISILRLLPADSALNFADRIARLVGPRVGRHQVAIDNLRKAYPNKSEDEIQAIASDMWGNMARLAAEYIFLDALFDYDPAASKPGRVEVKGTEHFVEIAAEKRPHIVFTGHLGNFELLPVAAATFGMNITALFRPPNNPYLADYILSTRRSTMGSLLPSMAGASFALAGVLENGGNIGVLVDQKFSNGLDTTFFGRPCQSNRVLGTLARHYDCDVYPARCIRLPGNRFRLEIENKLVLPRTADGSVDVHATTQMLNDVVERWVREDPGQWMWFHKRWEISNWRRRPRAKATQAS
- a CDS encoding zinc-binding dehydrogenase, coding for MRALQLIEDRRLETVDLPPPPPPALGEVTLRIKAVALNHIDVWGWRGMAFAKRKLPLVVGAEASGEVEAVGPGVSSLLPGQLVSIYGARTCGLCRACREGRDNLCEHVSGVHGFHLDGFAQEKINLPARLLVPAPPGVTDIGAAVAPVTFGTVEHMLFDNAKLQPGETILVHAGGSGIGSAAIQLAKRMGCTIITTVGSNDKIDKAKALGADHVINYREDRFEGVVRKLTKKKGVDVVFEHVGADTFAGSMLCLKRGGRLVTCGSTSGVSTQINLMQLFQQQLKLLGSFGCRMENMANAMQKMAAGQVAPVIDTEVGFSDIDAALKRMEGRDVFGKIILRVG
- a CDS encoding beta-ketoacyl-ACP synthase, whose product is MSSPRDVVITGIGLVSSLGEGPDAHWQKLAQPGLQPVLEAVRFAPYTVHPLPEIDWNLQIAKRGDQRQMETWQRLGTYAAGLALDDAGIKGNDELCTTMDMVVAAGGGERDEAVDAAILAASESRNDRDVLLNEKLTTELRPTLFLAQLSNLLAGNISIVHKVTGSSRTFMGEEGAGVAAVETAAARIRSGQSTHILVGGAFQTEHSDMLLGYELAGYLHRGPWKPVWQRQGAEGGGVVTGSGGAFLVLEQREHAMSRGRKIYAELGPVVSGRARRSRGELDAEIAALLGQAALPNGKLLALSGASGAHAATTAEKAALDANPTIATRGFSTLTGHMKEAQFPFAVALAALAVDRKAAYPVFDAAAEKPFEGVPATVLATAIGYHQFEGMALVKSA